In Poecilia reticulata strain Guanapo linkage group LG1, Guppy_female_1.0+MT, whole genome shotgun sequence, one genomic interval encodes:
- the LOC103469685 gene encoding sphingosine kinase 1, with translation MDQRRAESDFPPASPPITLYGEFTQNSNRRGRWAVNLTEKDLVVQRLASAPVGRNKVVLSLRDCVGCRAYREDDKADPSAYFAAYFYPLRKRRWMTSAPSRQRVEQCFRLAALQDPHANLEEAEKWARAVRERSARQQRLRDGVLLNSLPHPCRILLFVNPQSGKGQALTLYNSHIQRMLNEAGVIHKLIITERQNHARELVKDVDLSQWDALVIMSGDGLLHEVINGLLERPDWEEAVRTPLGILPGGSGNALAASVHYYSGVSQVTGEELLVSCGFLLCRGLVSHMDLVSLHLSSGQRLFSFLSLAWGFVADVDVESEKYRHAGAARFTVGTLVRLASLRIYKGKLAYLPASRGRHTDKSLQNGAAACCRNPASCLTQTLEDDFPNNTCHSNNSLKLRRSEGRSPRSAAKALPGPPDALLPPLDQPPPSDWVLVPEEDFVLMLAMHQSHLAEDLLAAPDARLADGFIHLFYVTAGISRSALLRLFLAMEKGAHLDTNCQHLVHAKVRALRLEPGAGKGIITVDGEVVEYGPIQVEVHAGLGRVISG, from the exons ATGGATCAGAGGAGAGCCGAATCCGACTTCCCACCCGCTTCCCCTCCAATCACGTTATACGGAGAATTTACCCAAAACAGTAACCGGAGAGGCAGGTGGGCTGTAAACCTGACCGAGAAGGACCTCGTCGTCCAGAGGCTCGCGTCGGCACCTGTCGGCCGGAACAAAGTGGTGCTGAGTCTGAGGGACTGCGTCGGCTGCCGGGCTTACCGGGAGGATGACAAGGCGGACCCGTCGGCGTACTTTGCAGCATACTTTTACCCACTGAGGAAGCGCCGCTGGATGACTTCTGCTCCGTCGCGGCAGCGCGTGGAGCAGTGCTTTCGGCTAGCGGCGCTCCAGGACCCGCACGCGAACCTGGAGGAGGCAGAGAAGTGGGCTCGCGCCGTTCGAGAACGCTCTGCCCGGCAACAGCGCCTTAGGGACG GTGTGTTGCTGAACTCGTTGCCCCATCCTTGCCGGATCTTGCTGTTTGTGAACCCGCAGAGCGGGAAAGGACAAGCCCTCACCTTGTATAACAGCCACATCCAGCGGATGCTCAATGAGGCGGGAGTCATCCATAAACTCATTATCACTG AGAGGCAGAATCACGCCCGGGAGCTGGTGAAAGACGTTGACCTGTCACAGTGGGACGCTTTAGTCATCATGTCAGGAGACGGACTGCTGCACGAG GTGATAAATGGTCTGCTGGAAAGGCCAGACTGGGAGGAGGCCGTCCGCACTCCGCTGGGTATCCTTCCTGGAGGTTCAGGCAACGCCTTGGCTGCATCTGTGCATTACTACTCTGG cGTCTCTCAGGTCACAGGTGAGGAGCTGCTGGTCAGCTGTGGTTTCCTGCTCTGCAGAGGACTGGTGTCCCACATGGACCTGGTCTCCCTCCACCTTTCCTCCGGCCAGCGcctcttctccttcctctccctGGCCTGGGGCTTTGTGGCCGACGTCGACGTGGAGAGCGAGAAGTATCGCCACGCCGGAGCCGCCCGGTTCACCGTCGGCACGCTGGTGAGGCTGGCGTCTCTCCGCATCTACAAGGGTAAGCTGGCTTACCTCcccgccagcagggggcgccacaCGGACAAGAGTCTGCAGAATGGAGCGGCGGCATGCTGCAGAAATCCCGCCTCCTGTTTGACTCAAACTTTGGAAGATGACTTCCCAAATAACACCTGCCACTCCAACAACTCCCTGAAGCTGCGGAGGTCAGAGGGCAGATCGCCTAGAAGTGCCGCCAAAGCCCTCCCCGGGCCTCCCGACGCCCTGCTGCCGCCTCTGGATCAGCCGCCGCCGTCCGACTGGGTGCTGGTGCCGGAGGAAGACTTTGTCCTCATGCTGGCCATGCATCAGTCCCACCTGGCCGAGGACCTCCTGGCGGCGCCCGACGCCCGCCTGGCCGACGGATTCATCCATCTCTTCTACGTCACAGCGGGGATTTCTCGCAGCGCGTTGCTCCGACTGTTTCTGGCCATGGAGAAGGGCGCACATCTGGACACAAACTGCCAGCATCTGGTGCACGCGAAGGTGCGGGCGCTCAGGCTGGAGCCGGGCGCCGGGAAAGGGATCATAACGGTGGACGGGGAGGTGGTGGAGTACGGTCCGATTCAGGTCGAGGTGCACGCAGGCCTGGGGAGGGTGATCAGCGGATGA